The Corythoichthys intestinalis isolate RoL2023-P3 chromosome 19, ASM3026506v1, whole genome shotgun sequence nucleotide sequence TTCAAATGCCTGCACTCGAATTGTTGTTTGACGTTTGTGACTCTGCTGTTTACTGATGACACACTTCCTGTTTGCACTAAACCTGTCTGTTTTTACCACTAATTTGTGTATTTATAGAAATGTGTGCAATGTATTTTTTGTCTGCTTGTTTTTTGCTAATTCAAATAAAGTGAATaacacatattaaatatttctggTTTGTGTGCGTTTGATGAGTAAatttatgaacatttttttcaacacTTTGTGACGAGTGCTATTGCGTGTCTAGCTCTCATTGCAATGTAGTTTTTCACTACTTGTCATTGGGGTCAATCAAAGAATGTTCTTGCAGCTCGCTTTGATTATGTACATCAGGTTTTTCACTTAGCCAATTAGAACTTCTCCCTCTACAATTCGCAACCTTGAGAATTTTTGGTAGTCTTGCCATCAAAAGCAAGAAACGATTTAGCTTTAGCACATTAATGGAGTTTCTCATTGAATTGGCAATGTCAAAATGGACTAGGTAAAGCTATGTTATTGTTTCAATTATGAAAAGTGTAATTCCATAGTAAAGTTCAACTGAATGAAATAAGTGACAATAAAAAGCTTTAGGAATTTGTGATGTATGTATTATCTGCTGGTATGGTTGATAACAccctgaaaaaacaaacaagggTCACCTCATTGGTACCGCCGGGTGGCCCGATAAAGATcaccctttatttttttttggtatatgaaaagtggtttgttttttaaataaataattattctCAAACCGGAATTAATTAGGTTCGTATTTGAGTGATAGAACAAAcggaaaaacaataataatcagcaacgtatttttaatacaaaaaaaattctagaaAAAAGTTTAAACTGTCTAATTTAACCCTTCACTGGGCCTTTTgggggtttttaagcacttcaaatgtaataattatgttaaGTTTTAAACGTTTTACTGTGCcactaaattatttttaaacaagaataaagtactgtagtagaaaaatgcttggctttattaaatgcttcattgagtgagtgcaCTCACTCCACTCCACCTATCACTTACacagaatgagttgccacagcaactgtttaacaagttaaacgatgattgatgcatgcggcgCGTTCAAAGTTCATGACTCTGGCAAGAACAGACACAAACgtctgtcaacatcgttaattttaaaaagcaactccagtgcacggcCTGACGAACAATGagtagggagagggagggagcaagagtgagactacgtgatcgactCGGGAcagttcatctgtattttttttttttttttaattgaaaaaatatccgCATTGGACTGAGGacgtgaagtttgaagcacgaagtagcgagggatcactaaaTAATATGgaaattaagcctgaacgatatatcgtttaaacatcgccattgcgatgtgcgcatgcgcgatagtcccatcgtaaGGACgtgcaaaattttaaaaaaataattttttttccaatccacaaacctttgtTCTGGGGGGGctttgcgctacttcgcggtttttcacttatcgcggcaggttctggtccctattaaccacgaaaaacgatggaatactgtatacagtgttcATGataagtcatccaaagtctttctaaacagctattcaagtcatgtagtaaaaatttaaaattaacataaatatatatatatatatttttttttatatcgcaatataatatcgcaatatatcgcaaacccccccccaaaaaaatcacagcaataattttttccaatatcgttccggCCTAatggaaatacaaatgaaattgacagaacaaacaaaaatgtaatacaatttgtgaaaataaagtacacagaGGAGAACAAGACAACAAATgattatcattttaaatatgCTTTTTACTCAAACTTCACTTAAACCTCTTATCTCCCACActcttatgttgtcttccgttaTCAACTTGTCAAGCGACAGTacctcgaccaatgagatgagtggTATTTCGTATTGTCAGTTCCGTCATctcattggtcaaaaagcaggaGAGGTGGGGGAATGCGTTTATAACACGCATATAAGACACTATTTTCGAGTGTCAACATAATAAGAGACAAAGCGTGTCCCTTGAAAGCTCAATACGGGACGCGCACTTTTGTTTCTAAATACGGGATGATTCAATTTTTCAAGGGATGGTTGGCAACCCTACATGCTAGCTCTTAAACATGTTGTTTAAAAGCTGTTATGTAACTAACAAGTATGTTATTGGAATATGGAAGGAAGTCTGGGGACCAGGCACAACCATGCAAGCATGGGgacaacatgcaaactccacacacatAGAATTGCCTGAGCAATAAAAGTGAAAACTATgttttaaaaacttaattataagacagatgtgctaaccacagcCATCATGCTACCCTCTCAATTTCCAGTTACTGTAAAATCAAACTCAGAAAACAAGTTTTAATCAAAATCAACATAGATTATGTAcctcgtgtgtgtgtgcgcgcgtgtacCTGGCTGAACTGAGGTGCCTCTGTCCCGGCGAGCGGCCTTCAGCCAGCACCTCGAGAAGCCTGAATGGTCACTTTCTTCTACTAAACATTCAATAGCAAATTGCAACATGGTTAAAAATTATTTGTATCATTCCGAGTTGACAGTCAGCAAATACTAAGTTTAACGTCCAACAGCGACCGAACAAACCGTTACATTTTAGAAGGCGAAGTGAGTGACATTAGCTGTGATGTTAAGTATatcttatatatttaaaatgtgttttagtAATAAATTAGTGGTATTTTTTGGCAATATTTGTAGAACTTCAGGAGGATTATTCATTATATTTTGATCATTTAAATGCAACAAGCATCCATCGAACATTTCATCATTTTTCATCAACCATTTCCCTCACAGTTTGCACAAAGATGTGCACTTTTGTGGTTTAGAAAGGAGAAGCACAGGCCAACGGCCAAAATTTCCTCCTGGCTGAGTCTTGCGGCATTTTAAGTGGCGGGCAGGCACAATCACATCTTTGCTTTTTAAGTCATAATTGTATGTTCCCAGCGAATGCAACACAACAATTACGACACATTCAAGTCTAAAATGCAAGTTTACGGCAGACAGTAAGTCTGATTATCATCAAAATTCAAAAGTAAAATGAAACATGATATGAAACGGTAAATGAAAGCTaagctaaaataaaataacaggcATTCCACAGAAATCTGGGGTCTCTGAAATACTTCTTTGTTTGTACTACAGTATGTGCCTTAAGTGTACCCCACATAATAAAAACAGGAATGGTATTTTGATGTGTGTAAAATGAGAACAAAGACAAAAGAAGCTAATCTAGCAAATCTAACAGGCACTCCCCAACTTTGAGCCCTAAATCCTGGGtcctatttcctgtttttttttccttgggaaAAGTGCACATACAAAGATTGGAAATGAGAGATATTCAACATCCCAAAGTCCAAAATCTCGGGCTCGTCTTTGAAGTTAATCTTGTACACAAAGAGTGGAAATGGGATGAGGATAGGAAAACACTAAAAGCTTTCCTGTTTGGGAACTAGCAAGCGACGCCCTTTgaacaaaaagagaaaaaagaagCAAATAGATTATGCTTAGCCAGTGGGGATGAGATCACAGGTATAATATTTGAAATTTGACTTTTTGGGGGATCATTTCTTCCATTATTCATGCTGGGTCATGTCACTGTGGGAGGTATGAAGCAGTGGAGAGGGGAGGAGAGGAgagggaagaggaggaggatcttttgtgtgtgtgcgccgGTCTTTCAGGAGTTGGGAGGTTGAAAATGGGACCAGTCGCCAGGTTACTTGCTCTGCTATGTTTGTGTTCGCAGGGCTTCTGTGTTCCAACTGAGACACCACAGCCGTTGCAGGTCAGAACTCTCTTTCTTTTGAAATTCTAAATGTGACTGTTTGGGCCTTAAATTGTTGTTAAAATCAAATCAATGCTTGAAAGGGAGGACGTCATAACAAGAATATTTGTTGGACGATCTAGCCATTCCCAATAGAGATTACATCATTGATGGATTGTATTGGTAACACCTTTTGGATTACAGTTGGGCAGAAGTTGCACATTTGATTTTTATGAACAATCACCATATGTAAAGGTCGGGGGAAAAAAGCAACACAAAATGTGAAATGCATGTGAAAAATGTACAAATGATATAAAATTGAATATTAAATGACAAATGATCAAGATAACTAGATGTTTGAAAGTTGGCATTAGCGTGAGCTTTCTGGCTAGCTACTGTAATAtattgcttttattgtttttgtgCATCAGGTGCCTCTCACAGATGAGAGAAGGTCACGAGGAGATGTTCCTGACATTATTCCCATGTCAGAACTGGAGCCCACCACCCCTGTGTCGGACTTTGAAACCTCATACAACTACGTTTGTGCGTCCTTACATTATTTGTTTCAAAAAAATTTATTAGTCCTTTAATTCTATTTTTTCATCCTTAAAGTGTCAAGACTGGCTGGGATGGACcaggccatccacaagcttaatGTGGGCCACTACACACTGGATGTTAGGGTAGACCAGCTCATGGAGCGTCTGTCTAAGATGGAAGGTACTGACTAATGCTGATGGTAAATGGCATCACTTTCTGGTTTTTCTGAGGTTCTCTCTTCATCTTCAAAACGAAAGTCAAGGTCGTGGAGCTGGAGGACAAAATCCGAGAAGTCTACCAGCACAGCAAAGACAACCGCAAAGAGACTGGAAGACTGGAaggtaaagtcattctggattcAGAGTGCAACTCTGAGCTTCATTTAATAAGAATATCTGAAGCCCATGTTTGTTCCCGGCCAATCAGGTTGCCAGAAGGGCCTGCGAGTGGGCTACAAATGCTACCTGGTATACAACAGCTACGAGGACTACGCGGGGGCATCCAGGAAGTGCCAGGAGCGTGGCGGCCGCATGGCCATGCCGAGAGACCGTCGCGAGCAGGAGGCGCTGGCTGACTACGTCAAATCCTTCTTCCGGCCAAACAACTGGCCAGTGTGGCTAGGCATCAACGACCTGGCGGCCGAGGGCGTGTACATCTTTGATGACGGCACAGCTGTCTCCTACTTCCAGTGGCGCAGACATTTCTTGTCCAGCCAGCCAGACGGAGGCAAGCGCGAGAACTGCGTGGCTATGGcatcagatgacggcgattggTGGGACCAGTACTGTGACAGAGCCATGAACTACATGTGCGAATTTGATGACAGGGTGGCGCTTTAGATGAACTGGTAGATCTCACTTTTAGCCACAAACTTGTACATAAATTGGACGTCACCTTAGCGACAAATCCATGGTCTGTGGTCGACAAACGTGGCAGAATACACAATAAAATGCACTTAAATGAACACAGGACTTAATGTTAGCTGTCTGCCTGTAATTAAACAGCTAACAATAATTGCTAATTGAAGTATTAGTACAAGAGTGCACTGTATCTGACATTACTACCACCAACATGTCAGTCATGCTGGTGGTACTAGCTCCCATCAATGTACAATTAAAATAAAAGAATTCTCAACTGATTTTCCTCAGGTTTACTTTATTGTCAACGTCAAATGTGTTATTATCTATGGGGCACCGTTCGTAAAGCAGCCCATGCCGAAAATTACGACAttatcaatggcaaaaaaaataagcatccccaaatcaacaggaaatgaccagatatgactaagacacgccccccaaatatccccaaatgacctgatatgaccaggaaaccccccccccccccccaaatgtccacaAATGACCTGTTATGACCAGGACGAGTCCCCCAAATGTGAGTttcagaaatgtccccaaaccaacctgggtggggctaagatctgtatctaagACCCAGAGTATTTTCTCCAGAaaatgcagtttctagttaataTATAACATTTGGCTGCATATTGCATGTTTTCCTTTCTACTACAAATTATTACGTTTTATGCTCACACTGTGAGGCAGAATTGACTAAAAGAGAGgggcaatgtatttttttcatttgaaaatgtatCCTAATTTTGGCGTCTATCAAGGCACTTAGGGTGGGACGCCTTCGCTtacaagttttgttttttacactaCTGGTGTCACTTTTCTCAACCGTCAACTATTGTACATCTTGGCCTGgcctaaaaacaaacagtatagTAATTGTTATTTGTCAAGGCTCAAGTTGTTGCGGGTGTGTCCactatcatttttttaaatccattccttcattattcatgagcagatcacaatgaaatttggtaggtatattcTAGGGATGTATATTGAGCCTCGGAacccaatttttgatttttttgttttgtttaagggCTCATTATTTAATTGTGGACTTGTTGTTGCCTGTAGTTTAGGAGGTTGCCAGTAAAGGGCATGTGCGCGCTTTATGTGCGGCCTTCAGTCTGTAGTCGTAAATTAGTaccggtagtccctgggttacaaacaagttccgttcctatgctgacGTAAATCCAAATTTCTGCGTatatcagaattaaccctttcagtacctcgaccctcaaaataactttaccaaaaaaatccaaaagtatcgtattgtttaatgatggcggatgcactgccctctgctggcag carries:
- the clec11a gene encoding C-type lectin domain family 11 member A, which encodes MGPVARLLALLCLCSQGFCVPTETPQPLQVPLTDERRSRGDVPDIIPMSELEPTTPVSDFETSYNYVLSRLAGMDQAIHKLNVGHYTLDVRVDQLMERLSKMEVKVVELEDKIREVYQHSKDNRKETGRLEGCQKGLRVGYKCYLVYNSYEDYAGASRKCQERGGRMAMPRDRREQEALADYVKSFFRPNNWPVWLGINDLAAEGVYIFDDGTAVSYFQWRRHFLSSQPDGGKRENCVAMASDDGDWWDQYCDRAMNYMCEFDDRVAL